CCGCGCTTGCCGGGTCGGCGAGAAACCACGAATCCAGACAGTAACCAGAGGCAAAGAGATCGTGCTCGTCTGGCTTGGCTGAGAGAAAAATTTGTCCGGCGGGCATCAGTCGCGCGAGCGCGTCCAGTGGCGTTTCCAGCGGCTCGGATTCCATCCAAACCCGGTTGACGAACTCGATCCCCAGCCGCTTCGCCATGTAAGCCACAAACAAGCCTGCTTGGTAACACGCATTTGGCGCGTCAAGCGAGAGTTCCGGGTTCTCGATCCAATCGCCCAATACACGGAAATGATCGCCCACGTCTCCCAACACCTGCATCTCCATAAAGACCGCCAACGCCTCGTCAAACCACGCCCAGCGTCCTGCGTAAAGGCTGCTCAAAGGCCGTTCGCGGCAATTGAAAACGTGTGTGGCTTCGTGCACAGCGGTCGCCAAAGCCCAGCGCTGTTCAGCCTCTTGCGTGGGTTCTTTGGTGCGGCTCGGCAAGGCAATGTACGGGACGCCTTGCTGATCTTCCGCCGTAAAAGCACGTGCGTCGCTACGCAGATATGCCGCCAGGTCAAAAATCTGAACCTGGGTTTTCCATTGCAACCCTGGGCGCGCCAAAGGCGGTGCGGTCATTATTTGATAGAGCCGTTCCAAACCCTGCTGGTAGGTCAGCAACAATTGTTCATCGCGCACTCCGTTGGAGCCACGCCCCCGCCCGCGCTGTGGATTGCGCAGCCGGAAGTGAATCCTAAAATGCTTTGATTCCAAAGATGGGGGGGGGGTAGCAAAGCTGTCTTCAAGCCGCATCATGTTGGCTCACTCCTCAATGTTTCAGTTGACGACGTTCGATTCCTTCTCGGATAGCTTTCAAGAGCCTGTCCCAACCATCAACGCTGAATAGATCAACCCATTGATATTTGCGCAAGGACTCTTCGACCTCGCATTCCTCGAATCTGACTGGAATGAGGTAGATGTCCGTATCGAGTTTTTCTTTGGCGAAATAGAGCGCCTTGCGGATTTCGCGCCGCAAAAAACCGCGCCTGTTGTAGGCGCGCGGCGTCAGGCAGATCAACACGAAGTCTGCCTGTTCCAACGCCCTGAAGATGGCTTTTTCCCAGCGCTCGCCGCCAAACAGGTTTTCCTTGTCCATCCAGGGTGTATACCCTTCGGCCAGTAGCCGTTGATAGACCGTCTCGACCTGCGCCTGATCTGCGCGCGCATAGCTGAGGAAGATTTGAATTGCCGTGCTCATACGTTCCACCTGCTTACCCCGGCAGAGCGATCACAG
The DNA window shown above is from Acidobacteriota bacterium and carries:
- a CDS encoding toll/interleukin-1 receptor domain-containing protein; its protein translation is MSTAIQIFLSYARADQAQVETVYQRLLAEGYTPWMDKENLFGGERWEKAIFRALEQADFVLICLTPRAYNRRGFLRREIRKALYFAKEKLDTDIYLIPVRFEECEVEESLRKYQWVDLFSVDGWDRLLKAIREGIERRQLKH